The following proteins are co-located in the Sebastes umbrosus isolate fSebUmb1 chromosome 24, fSebUmb1.pri, whole genome shotgun sequence genome:
- the LOC119484005 gene encoding ABC transporter F family member 4-like, whose amino-acid sequence MASWWTAADVLDSLDLEENSIVARVIQAVGLFGDILSLEDTMSSEVQREDNTEGTAGDKKVDDEEMPRGEVTMEEEDGEEVGKEGGEQQVQDWKEEEEEENGNVEIGKEKLIDVTEDGTKEEKIEEEEGKGKNEAEGEEKEDEKAEMMAKGKEVEDEKGGEQVEKQNENEVEEEQGEARIEEEKDEAETQREQEEEERDKEADEEDEEEEVVTNKLQTVKVEEEEIERQDEEEVENNKVTQEDEVGEERREEEEVDKERTEQDRETEEEEEDEVEEEKQVVVEYEGGAKDGAIELKTQEEEEEEVMRDGKAEKEKKSHDEDEVEEMEEKEERKEEREDDQAEKEKEEEYVDERKEQEQKVDGEEEEMDDTGEKDEEKEEEEMEDTGEKEEEEEEEMEDIGEKEVKKEEKQVDGEEGEMEDTGENEEEKEKEELEEEEEGKVDGEEEEEEEEIEDIGEKEVKKQQKVDGEEEIEDTGKNEEEKEEEEEEGKVDGEEEEEEEMEDTGEKEVKKQQKIDGEEEIEDTGKNEEEKEEE is encoded by the coding sequence ATGGCGAGCTGGTGGACAGCGGCAGACGTGCTGGACAGTCTGGACCTGGAGGAGAACTCCATAGTGGCTCGGGTTATTCAGGCGGTCGGCCTGTTTGGAGATATTCTGTCACTGGAGGACACAATGTCCTCTGAAGTCCAAAGAGAGGACAACACCGAAGGGACTGCAGGTGACAAAAAGGTAGACGATGAAGAAATGCCAAGAGGTGAAGTGAcgatggaggaagaggacggagaggaggtgggaaaggaaggaggagagcaACAGGTCCAAGActggaaagaggaagaggaggaagagaatgGCAATGTTGAAATAGGGAAAGAAAAGCTGATAGATGTGACAGAAGACGGgacaaaagaagagaaaattgaagaagaagaggggaaaggaaaaaacgaagctgaaggagaagaaaaagaagacgaaAAGGCAGAAATGATGGCGAAaggaaaggaggtggaggacgaGAAAGGGGGGGAACAGGTAGAgaagcaaaatgaaaatgaggtAGAAGAAGAGCAAGGAGAGGCACggatagaagaagaaaaggatgaAGCAGAGACTCAAAGAGagcaagaggaagaagaaagggaCAAGGAGGCGGacgaagaggatgaggaggaggaggtggttaCAAACAAACTTCAGACAGTCAAggtagaagaggaagagatagAAAgacaggatgaagaagaggtgGAGAACAATAAGGTAACTCAGGAGGACGAGGTAGGAGAAGAaagaagggaggaagaagaggtagataaagaaagaacagaacaagacagggagacagaggaagaagaggaagatgaggtaGAAGAAGAAAAGCAGGTAGTGGTGGAGTATGAGGGGGGAGCAAAAGATGGAGCGATAGAGTTAAAGactcaagaagaagaagaggaggaggttatGAGGGATGGAAAggcagaaaaagagaagaagagccatgatgaagatgaggttgaagagatggaggaaaaagaagaaagaaaggaggaaagagaggatgaccaagcagagaaagaaaaggaggaagaatATGTAGACGAAAGAAAAGAACAAGAGCAAAAGGttgatggagaagaagaagagatggatGATACAGGGGAAAAGgatgaagagaaagaagaagaagagatggaggatacaggagaaaaggaggaagaagaagaagaagagatggaggatataggagaaaaggaggtgaagaaagaagaaaaacaggttGATGGAGAAGAAGGGGAGATGGAAGATACAGGAGAAaatgaggaagagaaagaaaaagaagaattagaagaagaagaagaaggaaaggttgatggagaagaagaagaagaagaagaagagatagaGGATATAGGAGAAAAGGAGGTGAAGAAACAACAAAAGGTTGATGGAGAAGAAGAGATAGAGGATACAGGAAAAaatgaggaagagaaagaagaagaagaagaagaaggaaaggttgatggagaagaagaagaagaagaagagatggaggatacaggagaaaaggaggtgaagaaacaacaaaagatTGATGGAGAAGAAGAGATAGAGGATACAGGAAAAaatgaggaagagaaagaagaagaa